The genomic segment AAAGAAGAGGTAGAATGGAAATTAGATAGCAAAGGAAAAGATGATGGGCTTATTAAAAGGAACTTGGACTTTTTCCCGATACCGTCTCCCGGGCAAGCTGCCCGGTCATTTCAAAGGCGATATCGACGGGCAGTTAAAAAAGTACGCCTTCCAGGAAATATCCTCGGCGACCGAGGAAAAATCATTGGGTTGGACGAGCCTGGAAAATATCCTGGATACAAAATTCGCCGATGGCAGCTATGCCTGGGGCGCATACTTGGCTTTCTCCCTCCGCGTTGACCGCAAGACGATTTCCCCGGCATTGCTGAAAGTCAAACTCCTGGAGGCGGAAAGAAAATATCTGGTCGGGAGCAGGAAACCAACCCTTTCCAAGGGGCAACGGGAAGAAATCAAAGAGCGGGTTCGCCTGGAACTCCTGAAGCATACCCCTTTTGTACCCTCCTTTTACGATGTTTGCTGGTCCCCCGCCGATAACTGGCTCATTTTCAGTTCCCTGGCCCCAAAAGCCACCGAGGATTTTGAAAAATTGTTCCAAAGAACCTTCGATCTATCCCTGTCCCCTTTCGTGCCGTGGGACCCCCGGTATCTCGACCCGGCAACGGCCCAGCAAGTCACCTCTTTACCCAAAGGGGTTTTCTTAGCCCCGCAAAGTGCGCCCGAGAATAACCAGGACCCGTCTTTTCTGGGAAGAGAATTTTTAACCTGGCTGTGGTTTAAAAGTGAGGAAAGGGGCGGGGCCGTCATGATTCCG from the Deltaproteobacteria bacterium genome contains:
- the rdgC gene encoding recombination-associated protein RdgC, which gives rise to MMGLLKGTWTFSRYRLPGKLPGHFKGDIDGQLKKYAFQEISSATEEKSLGWTSLENILDTKFADGSYAWGAYLAFSLRVDRKTISPALLKVKLLEAERKYLVGSRKPTLSKGQREEIKERVRLELLKHTPFVPSFYDVCWSPADNWLIFSSLAPKATEDFEKLFQRTFDLSLSPFVPWDPRYLDPATAQQVTSLPKGVFLAPQSAPENNQDPSFLGREFLTWLWFKSEERGGAVMIPGTGDVEVILARRLILESGDGEYSETVICQGLHADLKEGKAAIREGKKIKEARIMLGVGTDQWELTLKADRFQFQSVKLPAGMAMDEEEEEKEGRILERIYLMERVLNTVDQLFTLFLTKRLSAQWSAEDIPRMKKWIQK